ATTAGGTGATTGGCGATGAAAAAGAATCAGCCTGCCCGTCTTGACGATTGGCTTTCTTCCAGAAGTTTCTTGGTTGTTGTTTCGTTGATCCTCTCGTTTGTTTTGTGGTTCTACGTCGTCGGCAATCGCAACGAGGAAATTGCCAAGACGTATGAAGTGCGCCTCGATTTTTTGAACCCCCCCGCGGACCTCGCACTTTTCCCTTCCGTAAGGACGGTTGTCGTCACGTTGAACGGCGAGCGTCGGGCGATGAACGTCCTGCAAAACTCCCAGCTCACCTCCGAAGTCGATCTGAAAGATCTGAGCGCCGGGCGTCATACCGTGCCCATTCATTTCAAAGCGCCGTCTCGCATGAACGTGGCGCAGATCGTTCCCAAGGACGTCGAAATCGAGCTGGCGCGCATGATCGACAAGGAGCTCAAGGTCAAGATCCTGCCTCCGGAGAACATGCCGGAAGGATACGTCATGGACGGCGCCGCAGCGGATCCGGACGTGGTGGTGGCTCACGGGCGCGAAGATCAGCTTTCCTCGATTTACGAAATTTCCGTGCGGCCGACTCTGGAGGAACTTTTCCGAGGCGGCGCCTGGCGCATTCCGCTCAGATCCCCCAGCGGGGTGGAACTGGATTTCTCGCCTGCCGACGTGACCGTGTCCGCAACCTACTATCAGGGAATACCGCGCAAGGAACTTCCCGTGGAAGTGAGAACTCGCGGCACTCTGCCGCCGAGCCTTCGCCTCCTTTCCGCAAAGGTGGTCCCCGAGACCATTCTTGTCGAAGGACGGGCGGAAGCTTTCGATCAGGTCGCCAAGCTTTATACGGAGCCGATCAACCTGGCGCGCCTTTCCAAGAGCGCTTCCATACAGACGAAAATTGCGGAGGTTCCCGCCGGCCTGTCGCTGCTTTCTTCTCCGGCCGTGACCGTGAACGTGGAAGTGAAAACGCTGAACGACACCCGCGACTACGAAGAGATTCCCATTGCGGTGACGGGCGCGTCCGCCGATGTGCGCTGGGCCGTCGAACCGGCGACGGTGACCGTGTATGTCGAGGGGACCGCCAATGTTTTGCAGGACTTGACGCTGAAAGATCTTGAACTGACGGCTTTCGTCGACGTTTCCAATATTGTCGCTCCGTCGATGCGCCTGCCGGTCCATCTGAAACGAAAAGAAATCGCCGGAGTCGAATCGGTCGGCGTTGAACCGTTGACCGTAAAGGTGACGCGGCAGTCTCAATAATCTGCTCTCAGGGAGGAGAAACGAATGGATGTTAAAAGCACGCCGGCGCCGCGTTGTCGCTGTCTGTTCGGCACCGATGGAGTGCGCGACATCGCCAACAGGGGATCTATGACTCCGGAGATGGCGCTTCGTCTGGGAAGGGCGTATGTCCTGTTTTTGATTCAGCGCGGCACGCCGCGCCCCAAGATCGTGGTCGGGCGCGATACGCGGCGTTCGGGCAAAATGCTGGAATCGGCGCTTGTCGCGGGAATGATGTCCGCGGGAGCCGAGGTTATTTTGCTGGGCGTGATCCCGACTCCGGCCGTAAGCTACGGAGTTCTTTTCTTCAAAGCGCAGGGCGGAGCGATCATCAGCGCTTCCCATAATCCGCCGGAATACAACGGCATCAAATTTCTCAGCGGCGCGGGACAAAAGCTGCGCGACAGCGAAGAGCTGGAGATCGAGGATTATCTCGGGGACGACCTGATCGACGACTGGCGGCCTTCCGGAGCTTCCATCGGCGAGATGGTTTCGGAGGAGGGTTTTGCGATCATGTACGCCGACCGCGTGCTCCAGATCCTCGACAGCGATCGCCTTTCCGGCATGAAGATCGTTTTCGACTGCGCCAACGGCGCCGCTTCGACCGTCGTCCCATTGATCGCGCAAAAGCTTGAGTGCGAGAGCGTGCTGATCGGCGCCGAGCCCGACGGACTGAACATCAACGAGAAAAGCGGCGTCATGCATTTGGAGGCTTTGACCGAGGCGGTGCGGGCAAATGACGCCGATATCGGCATCGCTTATGACGGAGACGCCGATCGCGTCCTGTTGGTCGACCGGCAGGGCAAGGTCATCGACGGCGACATCGTGCTTTGGGTTCTGGCGCGCTGGCTGCAGCGGGAAGGCATTCTCGGCAGTGGCGTCGTCGCGACGGTGATGAGCAACGGCATTCTGGAAAATCATCTGCGCAAGGAAGGAATTCAGGTTTTCCGCTGTGCCGTGGGCGACCGATACGTTCTTGACATGATGAAAAGCACGGCTTCCGGACTGGGCGGCGAACAATCCGGGCACGTGATCATCGACCATTACGTCAGAACCGGCGACGGGCTCTGCACGGGCTTCGCCTTCCTGCGCGCATGCCGCGAGTTGGGGGAAGTGCCTGAAACTCTGGTGGACCGTTTCGATCCGTTCCCGCAGGAACTGACGAATATCACTGTCTCGGATCGGGATAAGGTTATGCAGGACGCGGAATTGAGAAATGCCATCGAACAGACGAATCGCGAATTGGGGACGACCGGGCGCGTGTTTTTGCGTTCTTCGGGGACGGAACCGCTGATCCGTCTGCTGGTGGAATGCAAGGACCGCGATACGCTCGCGTCGCTGTCGAAGAAGTTCGGCGCGATGATTCGCGCTCTTTAGAGCCCGCCGCGCTTGTCGCACGGGGAGGATTGGACCGTACGGTTCAATCCTCCCCGTTTTTGTGATAATATAAACGCCGGGAGGAAACGAACGAACGGAAGCGCCAGGACTGAACCGCTTCTCACTCCGCGGCGACAGTCGACGAGGACGAAAGTGATCGAACCATTCGGCGGATGCTTTCGTGGCGGGCGAAGGGGAGCCATGAACCTCCGTCACAAAACCCCGGGGCGACCCGGGAACAAACGGCGGAGGCCCTTCAATGCTGAGGAGGTTGCTCAGTATGTGTGGAATTGTTGGTTATGTCGGCGCCAAGAATGCCTGCGAGATTGTCGTTCGAGGGCTGGAGCGCCTTGAATATCGCGGGTACGACTCTGCGGGAGTAGCCGTCTGCGAGAAGGGCGCCTTCAGGACGGTCAAAACCGTGGGCAAGGTGGCGAAGCTGAAAGAACTTGTCGGAGCGGGCGGCCTGAGCGGAAACATCGGCATCGGGCACACTCGCTGGGCCACTCACGGCGGCGTGACGACGGCGAACGCCCATCCTCACACCGATGAGAAGCATACGGTGGTTCTCGTCCACAATGGGATCATCGAAAACTACAAGGAACTCCGCGACGAACTCGTCGCTCGGAACGTGCACTTCAGCTCGGAGACGGATACGGAAGTTGCGGCGCAGCTTCTTGCCCGGCTCTATGACGGAGAACCTGTCAAAGCCCTGTGCCGGCTCTTCAAGAAGTGCCGCGGAGCGTTTGCCTTTGTGCTTGTTTTCGGCGATCGACCGGATGAACTCTACTGCGTGAGGAAAGGCGCGCCGCTGGTCGTCGCTCTGGGAGACGGCGAAGCGTATTGCGCGTCGGACGTCCCGGCAATCGTCGAGCATGCGGACAAAGTGATCTTTTTGAACGAAGGCGAGATCTGTCGTCTGAGCACATCGGGCGCCGAGTTCTGGGATCTTGACGGCGTTGCGCACCAGCGCCGCACTGTTTCCGTGGAAGTGGACGCGGCGATGATCGACAAAGCCGGCTACCCGCATTTCATGTTGAAAGAAATCAACGAGCAGGGCTCCGTCCTGCGTCGCGCGCTTTTTGGCCGTACCGCAAGCGACCTGATCGATCTCGGCGGCGAGTGGGGGATCGCGCCTGAAAAGGCCAAGACGTTCAAGCGAATGGATCTCGTTGCCTGCGGCACGTCCTTCTATGCCGCAACCGTCGCGCAGCGAGTGTTGGAGAAATATCTGAAGATCGACATTCGCGTCGACATCGCTTCCGAATACCGATATCGACCGCTCAGAGCCGACGGGGATACCATGGCGGTTTTCGTATCCCAGTCGGGAGAGACCCTTGACACGCTCGAGGCGCTTCGGCATGTAAAGGGAGCGGGGGCTTACACCGTCGCCGTGACGAACGCCCCCAATTCATCGATTGCGCGTGAAGTGGACGACGTGATCCGCCTGAACGCCGGCATCGAAATCGGCGTGGCGGCGACGAAAACGTTCACGGCGCAGATGGCGGTGCTGATTTTGGCCGGGCTGTACCTGGCCAAGCTCCGCGGCGAACTGTCCGCCGCGGACGAAAAACGCCTCGCTGGAGCGATGCAGGATTTGCCGTACAAGGTGGAGCAGACGCTGCTTCTGAAAAACTCCGTCAAAGCGCTGGCCCGCAAATTCGGCGCGGCGCGGGATTTTCTGTTTTTGGGGCGGGGCGTTTCCTATCCGGTGGCCATGGAAGGCGCTCTGAAGCTGAAAGAGATCTCCTACGTCCATGCGGAGGCATATGCCGCCGGAGAAATGAAACACGGCCCGATCGCCTTGCTCGACGAGAAACTTCCCGTCGTAGTGATTGCGCCCGCAGACGATCTGTTGGAAAAAATTCTTGCCAACGTGGAGGAAACTCGCGCCAGAAAAGCGCCGGTAATCATTGTCACCACGGAAAACGTTCCCGACGTGAACGACGCGGCGGGAACGATCAAGGTACCGATGACCGAAGCCGAGTTAACGCCTTTCCTGACGGTCCTGCCGCTGCAGATATTCGCTTACGAGTCCGCGCTGCTGCGCGGTTGCGATATCGATCAGCCGCGAAATCTGGCAAAGAGCGTCACCGTCGAATGAAATAATTAAAAAAGAACGTTCGGAATGGTTCGGTTCCGAACGTTCTTTTTTGCGGAAGTGGCGGATCGGAAAGCGGTTTGCGCGCGCTTCCTCTTTTTTGTACAATAAACGCAGTCTTCGGGAAAGGATGAACGCACCATGAGAAAAAGCGTGTTCCTGATGGCCGTCGCGGGCATCTTCATGGGCTTCGGCTGGCGCGCCGACCACGCCATGAAAATGCGGAAAATGGAAAACGTCGAAACGGTCACGGCGCGATACGTGGCGGAGCGCGCCGGACGAAAAGATTTTTTCGTCGTGGATCTGCGTGGCGCGCCCTCGCCGGAACGGACGCCGGCCGCTTTCGAAGTCTTTCTGACGCCGGCTCAGCTCGAAGGAGCCGACGCCGCCGCGCGGCTGGAAGCGGCGGGGATCACCTCCGACGCCGAGATCGTGCTGATCGGCGATTCGCAGGAACAGACGGGCGCCGCGGCGAAACGGCTTCTGACGCTGCTGAACTGGAACTCGCTGGTCGTGAAACGGCTGGATCCTTCCGCAGCCTGAAACGGCCCGATGGATAAAAATGAAGAGGAAAAAAGACAAAAGGCCGTTCGCGCCGGGAAATTTCCCCGGCGCGAACGGCCTTTTCAGCGGGACGTTTTTAAGCGCGCGTCACGTGTCTCTCAAGCGAGAGCAGTTTTTCGAAAGATTACGCCGCGGCGAGCGACGCCATGCCGAGGGCGTAGAGGACGACGGCCAGCAGCGCCATGCCGAACAGCAAGATCTGAGGGTACTTGCGCAGGAACGGGACGGCGAAATAGAACGCGGCGCTCAATCCCGCAAAGGCCCAGAGCTCGCGGCGATGGAGCACGGGCAGCGCCACCGTCCACAGCGCCACGGCCAGCAGCCCCACCACGACGGGGCGCATGGCGACGCGGATGCGGTCGACCCAAAGGCGCGCCGCGCCGGAAGCGTTCTCGAAAATCCACACCAGCGCCATCACCACCAGCAGCGGCGCGACGACAACGGCCACTGTGCCGGTAATGGAGCCGGCGAGCCCGGCGAAGCGGTAGCCCAGCAGCGTGGCCGAATTGAGAATGATGGGACCGGGCGTCATCTGCGCAAGCGCGACGGTCTCGCTGAACACGCCGGCCGTCAGCCAGGCCTTTTCGGTGACGAAGACTTCATAGAGGAACGGCAGCGACGCCAGGCCGCCGCCGAAGGTGAGCAGACTGACCTTGGCGAAGATGAAAAACAGGGCAATCAGATCCGTCATGCCCTTTTCCCTTCCTTCTCGAGAAGCAGGTTGACGATCAGCGCCACGATCGTGCCGCCGATCAGTCCCCACACCGCGGAGACCTTGAAGATCAGCACCGCCGCGGCGACCAGCAGGCAGATCGCGGCATCCTTAACGCTGACGAGAGCGTTTTTCTTGCCCAGCTTCCAGACGATGGCGCCGAGCACGACCACCAGGCCGGCCGTGGCGCCGCTGAAGAACGCGGAAATGTAGCCCGAGCCCATGTGCGCCAGCAGCCAGCTGGAAAGCACAAGAATGGCGATGAAGGGCGGCAGCGCCATGCCGAACACGGCCGCCGCCGCGCCGGCCGGGCCGCCGAGCGCCAGCCCCGCCTGATAGGACATGCTGATGCCCATCGCGCCGGGAGCCGCCAGCGAAAGCGCCAGCATGTCGGCCGTTTTTTCTTCGGGAACCAGCCCCGTGCGGTTCACCGCTTCCTGGATCAGGCCGATGAGCACGGCGCCGCCGCCGAGCGTGAAGGCGCTGATCTTGAAGATCATCATGAAGATCGAAAAAAGCCCGAGCTCCTTTTTTTCTGCCTGTTCTTCTATCTGTGATTCCACTGGAGGATGCCTCTTTTCTCGAAGTTGAAAACGCCGCTGAAAAGACGGCGAATTCGTACGGTCTGAACGGTAGCAGAATTGTCGCGCCCTGTCAATGAAAATGTTTTTCGTGTTTCGCGATACAAAATTGAGGATCTGTACCGACGAAAGGGTATCGGTTGGATTATGTAATTAAGATGGCGTTGCGAAATGCCCCCGCATCGGTTAAAATTTAACACTAGCCATTAAAACCAAGTCATAAAATTTGTGCGGCGGAAACGTTGGATCACAATAGAGGAGGAACTGAGTGCATGAACAGAGGTATGTCAGTCAGAGGCATTTCCTGGTGCCTGCCGGAGCGATTCGAGACCAACGAGGATCTGGTCAGGGAATTTGGCACGTGGACGCCCGAAAAAATTTACAAGAAAACCGGCATCGTCAGACGTCATATCGCGGACGTCGACAAGCCCGTGTCCCATTATCTGGCCATGGCGGGCGAGAAGTTCTTTGCCGAACGCCCGGCAGTTTCCCGCGACAGCATCGACATGCTGGTGGTCTGCTGCGAGGCCCGCGACTACATCGCGCCCGCCACTGCGTGCGTGGTCCATCACAAGCTGGGGTTGCGGAAAAGCTGCGGCGCCGTGGACTACGAACTGGGCTGTTCCGGTTACGTGTACGGGCTCTCCATCGCCAAGGGCTACATCGCTGCCGGAATCGCCGACCGCGTGCTGCTGATCACCGGCGACGAAGTGACGCGCTATGTCAACAAACACGACAAGGCGATCCGCACCATTTTCGGCGACGGCTATACGGCCACGCTCCTTGAGGCGAGCGAGCGCGACCGCGTCACCGGCTTCGACCTCGGCACCGATGGCTCGGGGCTTCGCGATATCATCATCGAAGCGGGGGAGACGGCGCTGCCCCGTTCGGAAAGCACGGCCGTGGAGCGGGTGAACCGCTTCGGCAACGTGCACAGCCAGGAGAATGTGGTCATGGACGGCCGCCAGGTGCTCGAGTTCTCCTTGAGAGAAGTTCCCGGTTCGGTGCAGCGTTGCCTGGAACGCGCCGGCGTCGGAAAAGAGGAGCTTGACCTGATCGTTTTTCATCAGGCGTCCCGGCTTCTGCTGGAGCAGGTGCGAGACGAAATGCGTTTCCCCGAGGACAAGTTTGTGATCAGCCTTGAAGACAAAGGCAACACGGTCTCTTCGACGATCCCGATCGCGCTGGGCGAATGCGCGGAACAAGGGCGGCTGAAAGCGGGCATGAAGGTCCTGTTGTCCGGCTTCGGCGTGGGCTTGTCGTGGGGGACGGTGTTGGTGGAGTGGGGGACGGACGACGGCGCAGAATAGCCGGCGAGAATTGCCGAGGCGGAGCGACAGCGCGGACTTCTCGCGTTTTAATTCGCGGCGTCGCCGCTTGTGACGAAAAGACAGCGTCCCGTTTTTCCGGGATGGCTGTCTTTTTCGTTTGCGAGGGCGCGACGCAGCGCGAGAATGCCGAAACGGCAGCGCCAGCTGCGCAGCTTTTATCGGCGCTTGAAAAATTGTGAAACTTTTCCGCTGGCGTTTAACTTCTCTTAGCCTTTTTTGTCTTGACGCTGAGCTCTTTTTCCGCTATTCTTATTCGCATCGCGTCTATGATGAAGTTTTTTAATAGCTTGTATTTATTGGTATTCGATAGTTTTTTCTTGGGCGGAGGTGAACGGAATGGTCTTTGACGGCATGGGCGGGGCTACGGCTCTCACGGCGATTGCGTTCGGCGTCGTTTTTCTCGTGCTCGCAGGATTGACCGGCGTGATTTACGCGATGCGTATCGTCAGCGCCGGCCGCAAGTAAGGCTTGCGGAGGGCGTAAAACGGTTGAAAGCGGCTCGGGCCGCATAATCTTGTGATTTTTCCAAGGAGGAAAAAATTATGAGCGTTGTTTCTGAAGCGTTTGCCCGCATTGTCGGCGAGTCCGGCTTTGCGGGGCTGACGGGCGGCAACATTGTCATGTTGCTGGTGGCGTTTGTCTTGCTGTACCTGGCCATTGGCCGCGGCTTCGAGCCGCTGCTGCTGATCCCCATCGCGTTTGGCTGCCTTCTGGCCAACCTGCCTCTGTCGGGCATCACCTCCGGGCCCGTGCTCGACGCTCTGGGCAATGAGACGCAGGCCGGCGGATTCCTGTACTATATGTCCTTCGGCACGGTCAAGGAGATCTACCCCGTCATCATCTTCATGGGCATCGGCGCCATGACCGACTTTACCCCGCTTCTGGCCAACCCCATCACGTTCCTCCTCGGCGCCGCCGCTCAGCTGGGCGTTTTCATCGCCCTGTTCGGCGCCATGATGCTGGGCTTCAGCGTACAGGAAGCCGCTTCGATCGCCATCATCGGCGGCGCCGACGGGCCGACCAGCATCTATCTGTGCTCGAAACTGGCGCCTCAGATTCTCGGCGCGGTCGCCGTGGCTTCGTACAGCTACATGTCGCTGGTTCCCCTGATCCAGCCTCCGATCATCAAGCTGTGCACCAGCAAGGCCGACCGTGCCATCACGATGGACAAGCTTCGTCCCGTCAGCAAGCTTGAAAGGATTTTGTTCCCCATCGTCGTCACGGTCGTGACCGGTCTGATCCTGCCCATGTCGGTGCCTTTGATCGGCGTGCTTATGTTCGGCAATCTGCTCCGCGAGTGCGGCTGCGCCGACCGCCTCAGCGACACGGCCCAGAACGCGATCATGAACACCACCACGATTTTCCTGTCGCTGACCGTCGGGGCCACGATGGAAGCCGACAAGTTCCTGACCCTCGGCACGATCAAGATCATCGTCCTCGGGCTGATCGCCTTCATGGCCAGCACGGCGGGCGGCTGCTGGTTCGGACAGATCCTGAAGGGACTGAGCGGCGGCAAGATCAACCCGATGATCGGCGCTGCCGGCGTGTCCGCCGTTCCCATGGCGGCCCGCGTCGTCCAGGTGGTCTGTCAGAAGGAGAACCCCGGACACTTCCTGCTGATGCACGCCATGGGGCCCAACGTGGCCGGCGTCATCGGCACGGCCGTCGCCGCGGCCGTCATGCTGACGCTGCTGTCTCACTGAGTTCTGCAGTCTGCAAAAAATCCTCCCGTTCGCGAACGGGAGGATTTTTTGTGGACTGTCATACTGATTCTTGATAGAAAGTGTTAATATAGTTTTCTGGGCGCTGCGAGGAAGTTCGGTCGCTCAGAACTGCCTCGACTGCTGCGCAGCTCGCTTTGTGAATCTCGCTCGCGGCGCCCTCGTGTTCGGCTTTTTTCGATTAAGGAGAATAGTATCAGCCCGTTTCGGGAGCCATGGCAGGGAATGTCGTCTCTTCCCGCGGAAAAACGGCCGACGATAGTGCAAAACAGCGCGGCGCCAAGGCGGCAGAGAGAAGTTCTGTGCGCGCTTTCATGGGATAGCGCTCCTCCCGTTGAAAACGGTTTATTTGCGATCATGGAGGAAAAAGTTTTTTATGCAATCCGAGGTGTACAATGTCAACATGTGATGACGTCGTTCCTGAAGGGCGGCGTCGCTTTGCAGGCGATCTCGCCGACTCGGCCGCGCAGGTATTATTTTTTCGTTCGGGAGAAAAAGCGTATGAGGCTGTCCTCTGATTTTTTCAGTATTTTCACGCTGACGTTTTGTGCCCATAGCCTGTTTTCTGCCGGCTGCGTGCCGCCGTCGTTGATTGGCCCCCTGTCGGAGCGCGTGGGACTGGATAGAGTGCTGGCGGTTATCGGCTGTCGTGCGATGGGAGCATTCCCCGTGATCTGCGCGACGCTGTGGCGTCATCCGCCATTGCGCGCGCAAACGAGCAAGGAGGCAGGATCCTGATGATTCGAGCACATTTTGATGGCGCCTCGCGGGGTAATCCCGGCGAGGCCGGCGCCGGCATGGTGATTTACGACGGCGAACGGGCGATCTGGCGCCGTGCGCTGCCGCTGGGCATGAAGACCAACAACGAGGCGGAGTATATGGCGCTGAGCCTGCTGGTCGACGAGCTTGAACGCCGCGGCCTGAAGAACGCGGAGATTCGCGGCGACAGCAAACTGGTGATATCGCAGGTGACGGGGCAGTGGAAGATCAAAGAACCTCGTCTGAAAGCGCTGGCCGATCCGATCATCGAGCGTATCCGCGCTCTGCAGGCGCGCTGCCGCTGGGTGCCGCGGGCCCAGAACGCCGAGGCCGACCGTCTGTCCAACGTGGCGCTGGACGAG
The DNA window shown above is from Pyramidobacter piscolens W5455 and carries:
- the glmS gene encoding glutamine--fructose-6-phosphate transaminase (isomerizing); protein product: MCGIVGYVGAKNACEIVVRGLERLEYRGYDSAGVAVCEKGAFRTVKTVGKVAKLKELVGAGGLSGNIGIGHTRWATHGGVTTANAHPHTDEKHTVVLVHNGIIENYKELRDELVARNVHFSSETDTEVAAQLLARLYDGEPVKALCRLFKKCRGAFAFVLVFGDRPDELYCVRKGAPLVVALGDGEAYCASDVPAIVEHADKVIFLNEGEICRLSTSGAEFWDLDGVAHQRRTVSVEVDAAMIDKAGYPHFMLKEINEQGSVLRRALFGRTASDLIDLGGEWGIAPEKAKTFKRMDLVACGTSFYAATVAQRVLEKYLKIDIRVDIASEYRYRPLRADGDTMAVFVSQSGETLDTLEALRHVKGAGAYTVAVTNAPNSSIAREVDDVIRLNAGIEIGVAATKTFTAQMAVLILAGLYLAKLRGELSAADEKRLAGAMQDLPYKVEQTLLLKNSVKALARKFGAARDFLFLGRGVSYPVAMEGALKLKEISYVHAEAYAAGEMKHGPIALLDEKLPVVVIAPADDLLEKILANVEETRARKAPVIIVTTENVPDVNDAAGTIKVPMTEAELTPFLTVLPLQIFAYESALLRGCDIDQPRNLAKSVTVE
- a CDS encoding chromate transporter codes for the protein MTDLIALFFIFAKVSLLTFGGGLASLPFLYEVFVTEKAWLTAGVFSETVALAQMTPGPIILNSATLLGYRFAGLAGSITGTVAVVVAPLLVVMALVWIFENASGAARLWVDRIRVAMRPVVVGLLAVALWTVALPVLHRRELWAFAGLSAAFYFAVPFLRKYPQILLFGMALLAVVLYALGMASLAAA
- a CDS encoding ribonuclease HI family protein — its product is MIRAHFDGASRGNPGEAGAGMVIYDGERAIWRRALPLGMKTNNEAEYMALSLLVDELERRGLKNAEIRGDSKLVISQVTGQWKIKEPRLKALADPIIERIRALQARCRWVPRAQNAEADRLSNVALDEGEFIESAPSDPGEPIPEKQADISAAAPELPARMPGGPELRHVGAKVWLVKENGEEFAVDVAHRCCTCKEGRKTGRCRHIELVLMKNPTVL
- a CDS encoding YbbR-like domain-containing protein; protein product: MKKNQPARLDDWLSSRSFLVVVSLILSFVLWFYVVGNRNEEIAKTYEVRLDFLNPPADLALFPSVRTVVVTLNGERRAMNVLQNSQLTSEVDLKDLSAGRHTVPIHFKAPSRMNVAQIVPKDVEIELARMIDKELKVKILPPENMPEGYVMDGAAADPDVVVAHGREDQLSSIYEISVRPTLEELFRGGAWRIPLRSPSGVELDFSPADVTVSATYYQGIPRKELPVEVRTRGTLPPSLRLLSAKVVPETILVEGRAEAFDQVAKLYTEPINLARLSKSASIQTKIAEVPAGLSLLSSPAVTVNVEVKTLNDTRDYEEIPIAVTGASADVRWAVEPATVTVYVEGTANVLQDLTLKDLELTAFVDVSNIVAPSMRLPVHLKRKEIAGVESVGVEPLTVKVTRQSQ
- a CDS encoding chromate transporter produces the protein MESQIEEQAEKKELGLFSIFMMIFKISAFTLGGGAVLIGLIQEAVNRTGLVPEEKTADMLALSLAAPGAMGISMSYQAGLALGGPAGAAAAVFGMALPPFIAILVLSSWLLAHMGSGYISAFFSGATAGLVVVLGAIVWKLGKKNALVSVKDAAICLLVAAAVLIFKVSAVWGLIGGTIVALIVNLLLEKEGKRA
- a CDS encoding sodium ion-translocating decarboxylase subunit beta, which produces MSVVSEAFARIVGESGFAGLTGGNIVMLLVAFVLLYLAIGRGFEPLLLIPIAFGCLLANLPLSGITSGPVLDALGNETQAGGFLYYMSFGTVKEIYPVIIFMGIGAMTDFTPLLANPITFLLGAAAQLGVFIALFGAMMLGFSVQEAASIAIIGGADGPTSIYLCSKLAPQILGAVAVASYSYMSLVPLIQPPIIKLCTSKADRAITMDKLRPVSKLERILFPIVVTVVTGLILPMSVPLIGVLMFGNLLRECGCADRLSDTAQNAIMNTTTIFLSLTVGATMEADKFLTLGTIKIIVLGLIAFMASTAGGCWFGQILKGLSGGKINPMIGAAGVSAVPMAARVVQVVCQKENPGHFLLMHAMGPNVAGVIGTAVAAAVMLTLLSH
- the glmM gene encoding phosphoglucosamine mutase, translating into MDVKSTPAPRCRCLFGTDGVRDIANRGSMTPEMALRLGRAYVLFLIQRGTPRPKIVVGRDTRRSGKMLESALVAGMMSAGAEVILLGVIPTPAVSYGVLFFKAQGGAIISASHNPPEYNGIKFLSGAGQKLRDSEELEIEDYLGDDLIDDWRPSGASIGEMVSEEGFAIMYADRVLQILDSDRLSGMKIVFDCANGAASTVVPLIAQKLECESVLIGAEPDGLNINEKSGVMHLEALTEAVRANDADIGIAYDGDADRVLLVDRQGKVIDGDIVLWVLARWLQREGILGSGVVATVMSNGILENHLRKEGIQVFRCAVGDRYVLDMMKSTASGLGGEQSGHVIIDHYVRTGDGLCTGFAFLRACRELGEVPETLVDRFDPFPQELTNITVSDRDKVMQDAELRNAIEQTNRELGTTGRVFLRSSGTEPLIRLLVECKDRDTLASLSKKFGAMIRAL
- a CDS encoding 3-oxoacyl-ACP synthase III family protein, with amino-acid sequence MNRGMSVRGISWCLPERFETNEDLVREFGTWTPEKIYKKTGIVRRHIADVDKPVSHYLAMAGEKFFAERPAVSRDSIDMLVVCCEARDYIAPATACVVHHKLGLRKSCGAVDYELGCSGYVYGLSIAKGYIAAGIADRVLLITGDEVTRYVNKHDKAIRTIFGDGYTATLLEASERDRVTGFDLGTDGSGLRDIIIEAGETALPRSESTAVERVNRFGNVHSQENVVMDGRQVLEFSLREVPGSVQRCLERAGVGKEELDLIVFHQASRLLLEQVRDEMRFPEDKFVISLEDKGNTVSSTIPIALGECAEQGRLKAGMKVLLSGFGVGLSWGTVLVEWGTDDGAE